From Alienimonas californiensis, a single genomic window includes:
- a CDS encoding tetratricopeptide repeat protein, translating into MFVRTTVAVLGSAALAAALSGCHQLAGHAANMRGKQLYAQGQTAAAAEEFRRAALDDPAEADYRHNLAAATQTLRGPGPAEALYKQTLALDPDHQPTVHKLAELYLNTGRPQAARALTAQWAAARPGDPRPHVEVAYVLRRTGDPLGAERELRTALAADPNHAIALANLAELQARTGRTREAAQTAAAAKQKDWTVKTPADVRR; encoded by the coding sequence ATGTTCGTGCGAACGACCGTTGCCGTTCTGGGAAGCGCCGCGCTCGCGGCGGCGCTCTCGGGCTGCCATCAACTCGCCGGGCACGCGGCGAACATGCGGGGCAAGCAGCTGTACGCCCAAGGGCAAACCGCCGCCGCGGCGGAGGAGTTCCGGCGGGCGGCACTGGACGATCCCGCCGAGGCCGATTACCGCCACAACCTCGCCGCCGCCACGCAGACGCTCCGCGGCCCCGGGCCGGCGGAGGCTCTCTACAAACAGACGCTGGCCCTCGACCCGGACCACCAGCCGACCGTCCACAAGCTGGCCGAGTTGTATCTGAACACCGGCCGCCCGCAGGCGGCCCGCGCCCTGACCGCCCAATGGGCGGCGGCCCGGCCGGGCGATCCGCGGCCGCACGTCGAAGTCGCCTACGTGCTGAGGCGCACCGGCGACCCCCTCGGCGCCGAACGCGAGTTGCGGACCGCGTTGGCCGCCGACCCGAACCACGCGATCGCCCTGGCGAACCTCGCGGAGTTGCAGGCCCGCACCGGCCGCACCCGCGAGGCCGCCCAAACCGCCGCCGCGGCAAAGCAGAAGGACTGGACCGTCAAAACCCCCGCCGACGTCCGGCGATAG
- a CDS encoding sulfatase translates to MRSPLRPFLFVAAGFAVGLPLSAAEPVAETPAPSAGRPNVLLFYIDDLRPQTADYGHERMVTPNFTRLAESGVRFENAYCQVPTCGASRASLMTGLYPTRERFPDFLTWAERDAPNAKTLPQRFKEAGYTTISNGKIFHHPKDTADRSWSETPWKPAIGGRHFYNDATAAWMKTNEETRKLPGGKTVKKVPMWEAGEVDPLETSDGLIAAKTMADLDRLAAGGEPFFLACGLAKPHMPFFSPEETYALYPRPKIELAEYRDWPQPKPAGLNGVKEQFAYVPMTLDMKFEVKYNSDDYHRRMQQGYSASVSHADDLLGRVTDKLEQTGLAENTVVVVLGDHGWLLGEHNQWAKNTLLHDALRTALWMSGPGVARGAAVPSYVEFVDLHPTLCELAGVPVPEGEIHGRSFAAVLQDPSAAHRDHAYTRFKAGDSIASADYHYVRYRQPNGERSALLIDRKADPLGKKNHAGDPAYAAVEADLNAKLDAKLSAATGDRAGRSEAAAN, encoded by the coding sequence ATGCGTTCGCCGCTCCGCCCGTTCCTCTTCGTCGCGGCGGGATTCGCCGTCGGTTTGCCGCTGTCCGCCGCGGAACCGGTCGCCGAGACGCCGGCCCCGTCGGCGGGCCGGCCGAACGTGCTGCTGTTTTATATCGACGACCTGCGGCCCCAGACCGCGGACTACGGCCACGAGCGGATGGTCACGCCGAACTTCACCCGTCTGGCCGAGTCCGGCGTGCGGTTCGAGAACGCCTACTGTCAGGTGCCCACCTGCGGCGCCAGCCGGGCCAGCCTGATGACGGGGCTGTATCCCACCCGCGAGCGGTTCCCGGACTTCCTCACCTGGGCCGAGCGCGACGCCCCGAACGCGAAGACGCTGCCGCAGCGGTTCAAGGAGGCGGGCTATACGACGATCAGCAACGGCAAGATCTTTCATCACCCCAAAGACACGGCCGACCGCAGTTGGAGCGAAACCCCCTGGAAGCCGGCGATCGGCGGCCGGCATTTTTATAACGACGCCACCGCGGCGTGGATGAAGACGAACGAGGAGACCCGCAAACTGCCCGGCGGCAAAACGGTGAAGAAGGTCCCGATGTGGGAGGCCGGCGAGGTCGACCCGCTGGAAACCAGCGACGGCCTGATCGCCGCCAAAACGATGGCCGACCTCGACCGCCTGGCCGCGGGGGGCGAGCCGTTCTTCCTCGCCTGCGGCCTCGCCAAGCCGCACATGCCGTTCTTCTCCCCGGAGGAGACCTACGCCCTCTATCCCCGGCCGAAAATTGAACTGGCCGAGTATCGCGATTGGCCGCAGCCCAAACCGGCCGGGCTGAACGGCGTGAAGGAGCAGTTCGCCTACGTCCCGATGACCTTGGATATGAAGTTCGAGGTGAAATACAACTCCGACGATTATCACCGCCGGATGCAGCAGGGGTATTCCGCCTCCGTCTCCCACGCCGACGATTTATTGGGGCGGGTGACGGACAAGCTGGAGCAGACGGGCCTGGCGGAGAACACCGTCGTGGTCGTCCTGGGCGACCACGGCTGGCTGCTGGGCGAGCACAATCAGTGGGCGAAAAACACCCTGCTGCACGACGCCCTCCGCACGGCCCTGTGGATGAGCGGCCCCGGCGTGGCCCGGGGCGCCGCGGTCCCGAGTTACGTCGAATTCGTCGACCTGCACCCCACCCTCTGCGAACTGGCCGGCGTCCCGGTCCCCGAGGGCGAGATCCACGGCCGCAGCTTCGCCGCGGTCTTGCAGGATCCGTCCGCCGCCCATCGCGACCACGCCTACACCCGGTTCAAAGCGGGCGATTCGATCGCGTCGGCGGACTACCACTACGTCCGCTACCGCCAGCCGAACGGCGAGCGGTCCGCCCTGCTGATCGACCGCAAGGCCGACCCGCTGGGCAAAAAGAACCACGCCGGCGACCCGGCCTACGCCGCGGTCGAAGCGGATCTCAACGCCAAACTGGACGCCAAGCTCTCCGCGGCGACCGGCGACCGTGCGGGGCGGTCCGAAGCGGCGGCGAACTGA
- a CDS encoding ParA family protein, with protein MNFAAFCGSRGIRTLLVDLDPQANATLWCLSLEQLQQHAKECGTVADLLGQRRHTSAEGSAKTAQDVLRESVFPGVDLIPSHLGLYTADAELAGEAGREYLLTRALEPIRADYQMVVCDCPPSLNVATHNAIAIGTHFVTPVSLDFLSVFGVGLLYPKITGICEALGTTLENAGIVIGKAGRTSTHRDDARWALQERFKTLVLPHEITDRSIVSEAAEKHLPVFDMANAKATEEFTAVCSELLTRVGVTG; from the coding sequence GTGAACTTCGCCGCGTTTTGTGGATCGCGTGGTATCAGAACGCTTCTGGTTGACCTCGATCCGCAGGCGAACGCCACTTTGTGGTGTCTGTCGCTGGAGCAGCTGCAACAGCACGCAAAGGAGTGCGGCACAGTCGCCGACCTGCTTGGACAGCGGCGCCACACCTCCGCAGAAGGCTCCGCTAAGACAGCACAGGATGTGTTGCGTGAATCGGTCTTCCCGGGCGTGGACCTGATCCCGTCCCATCTCGGTCTCTACACGGCCGACGCAGAACTAGCAGGGGAAGCCGGGCGAGAGTACCTCCTGACAAGGGCACTGGAGCCAATCCGGGCTGATTATCAGATGGTCGTTTGCGACTGTCCCCCGAGTCTCAACGTGGCAACCCACAATGCGATCGCGATCGGAACGCACTTCGTAACGCCTGTTTCGTTGGACTTCCTTTCAGTTTTCGGCGTCGGGCTCCTGTACCCTAAAATAACCGGCATTTGCGAGGCGCTAGGCACGACGTTGGAAAACGCAGGGATTGTGATCGGCAAGGCAGGCCGGACATCGACCCATCGCGACGACGCTCGGTGGGCCTTGCAGGAGCGGTTCAAAACGCTAGTACTGCCGCACGAAATCACGGATCGGAGCATTGTGTCCGAAGCAGCTGAGAAACACTTACCCGTTTTCGACATGGCGAACGCCAAGGCTACTGAGGAGTTCACAGCGGTGTGCTCGGAGTTACTCACTCGAGTCGGGGTGACAGGTTGA